From Plodia interpunctella isolate USDA-ARS_2022_Savannah chromosome 18, ilPloInte3.2, whole genome shotgun sequence, a single genomic window includes:
- the LOC128677985 gene encoding uncharacterized protein LOC128677985: MGRKKTIRGSERTMILKVLHFFEEEKLHGIAIPISQVEKRVCTATGISRRTLARIKNEEKEVLEKLRLSPQPGTSSEAPTETVKLPTPGKKRKQKKKLEIDDFMICAIKTKIESFYDVYKEVPTLKKILNVVKRDLNFPGQRETLRKIITESLGFKFKKCSKKRDVLIERPEIAAWRARYLRRLKENDDLGPEKKPVIFTDETWVHSHYTVNKCWQSQTVPGIRKNDSAGQRWIIVHAGGETGFVEGADLLYKCKSSKGDYHDEMDTENYTKWLTEKLIPNLPPNSIVVIDNAPYHSKQLNKPPTMAARKQDMQNWLSERNITFDPRMTKAELNYIIIRNRPEKEYLVDKLLEESGHEVLRLPPYQCDLNPIEYIWNLVKQRVADKNVDQSERQIEKLAREAIQSITQDDWKKEINHVDRLRKAYWEKQGLEDARELVINVNDDSDDSDLESHSDFERMSGIEELDSD; the protein is encoded by the exons ATGGGTAGGAAAAAAACTATCCGTGGGTCCGAAAGGACaatgatattaaaagtattacatttttttgaggAAGAAAAGTTGCATGGAATAGCTATTCCAATATCTCAAGTGGAAAAGCGAGTGTGTACGGCTACTGGCATTAGTCGACGCACATTGGCCAGAATAAAAAACGAGGAAAAAGAAGTTTTGGAGAAACTAAGGCTTTCACCACAGCCGGGTACGTCAAGCGAAGCCCCAACAGAGACAGTCAAATTACCCACTCCAGGGAAAAagcgaaaacaaaagaaaaagctgGAAATTGATGACTTCATGATTTgtgcaattaaaacaaaaattgaaagcTTTTATGACGTGTACAAAGAAGTGcctacattgaaaaaaattttaaacgttgTTAAGAGAGATCTTAACTTTCCTGGTCAAAGAGAGACCCTGCGAAAAATTATAACAGAAAGTTTgggatttaaattcaaaaagtgcTCCAAAAAACGAGACGTGCTCATAGAAAGACCTGAAATAGCAGCGTGGCGTGCACGTTACTTAAGAAGATTAAAAGAAAACGACGACTTGGGCCCGGAAAAAAAACCTGTTATTTTTACCGATGAAACATGGGTCCACTCGCATTACACTGTCAACAAGTGTTGGCAAAGTCAAACGGTCCCAGGCATAAGAAAAAACGATAGTGCTGGCCAACGCTGGATAATCGTTCACGCAG GAGGAGAGACTGGGTTCGTCGAAGGTGCAGacttattatacaaatgtaaaagtaGTAAAGGGGATTACCACGACGAAATGGACACAGAAAACTACACGAAATGGTTAACCGAAAAACTAATTCCAAATTTGCCACCTAACAGTATTGTTGTCATAGACAACGCGCCCTACCACAGCAAGCAATTAAATAAGCCTCCTACTATGGCCGCTCGTAAACAAGACATGCAGAATTGGCTGAGCGAGAGAAACATTACGTTTGACCCGCGAATGACAAAGGCTGagttgaattatattataattcgcAACCGACcggaaaaagaatatttagtgGACAAACTTTTAGAGGAGAGCGGTCACGAAGTCCTCAGACTTCCACCATATCAATGTGACCTCAATCCTATTGAGTACATTTGGAACCTGGTCAAACAAAGAGTCGCCGACAAGAATGTCGATCAGTCAGAGAGACAAATCGAAAAACTAGCCAGGGAAGCCATACAATCAATAACGCAAGACGAttggaaaaaagaaattaatcacGTGGACCGGTTACGGAAGGCGTACTGGGAAAAGCAAGGTTTAGAAGACGCAAGAGAGTTAGTCATAAATGTAAATGACGACAGCGATGACAGTGATTTGGAATCACATTCAGATTTTGAAAGAATGTCAGGGATTGAAGAATTAGATTCTGATTag